accttgactgctacttctactatggaagccgagttcgtttcgtgttttgaggctacatcgcatggtgtatggctaaagagtttcatttcaggccttagagttgtagattctatatctaggccattgagaatgttttgcgacaattcagctgctgtattcatggctaagaacaacaagagtggtagtcgaagcaagcacatcgacatcaagtacttagccgtgagagaacgtgttaaagaaaataaagtggtcattcaacacattagcactgaattgatgattgctgatcctatgacgaaaggcttgccacctcataaattcaaggatcatgtagtgaacatgggacttggttcccttatgtaaatttattgtacaaactgaagttattatcaatgaaactctcatttttgatattttctcatatttatgcgcatcttaattttatttgagaaaattttactttcataggacctgaataaacataaggtttattcgtttaagtacatagccacataaattacattgttatgtaataaatatattgtaatacatggaagataatactcgtcataaaaagaggacctatcgccatgattcatgtgtttattatctaacatggatgatcgtcgggcttaagtaatacattaatttaaatgctgaccaagtgggagaatgttagaatattatttatttggtatataaaatcaactaattgatttaatatattaaagtcaatatttaatttattgacaaaatattctaattaatggtcaacattgtttgttacctgatttgttgttacccgatttttcatatcccaactgattgaggaaatatctcaatctgtggcagagactctgatggtaggtctcactctataaatatagagtaccggtccccaagctcgctgctcattctgactttcagtaactccatctaaaagagttagtgagagcttggaagcccgtgtactcgttctaacttctgttcattttcttttgtagatctaaagctagatcgaggttatcaatagcaatggctggaggtatacaatattcgattcttttttgcatatgttcattcatatattaattccgcctacatgtatatagaattgttcatatgtcTACTTTCATATTAATTCTAACACACGAGTCTCTGTCCAAGTTGTTGTTATTTGGCACATGTGTCAAACATCACAAAAATTGTCATTCTTTAATTAATTAGcaataattcataataataattaaatttaattatatgggATATTAAGTCGTAGAAATAATAATATGATACATACTTAGTATTGGGCCTTAACAATTGTATACCAGACCAGTACCGACATAGTCTCAGTCCGTAATGGCATTTGCAACAAACACCAACCAGCATGTGGGGATTGCTCCATTACAAATACCCATCATTCCCAAGGTTTGTCATATTTAGTATTTAGTAactacaattatatatatatatataacaatctcTTGTATTTAAAGTTGGCAGAAATTACAGGCCAGTGGCCAGTGGCCACTTTATATTCCAAGTTTCAATGCCAAGAGTAATGTTTGAGTTTAATATTAAAATTCGTTTTGTATATACTATTTACAATTTAGAATAGAGTAATGATATATGCACTCAAAATATATAACCAAATATTATACACAGTGATGTAGCAGTTTAgtctagccaatcacatttattaaaactgggactcactattttaaaaagcagtgacacatcactgtgtgtaatatttaAGTGCATATTTTAAGTGCACATAACATTACTCTTTAGAATATTGGACTATAATTAAACATTAAAGTGGCTTTATGTTGTGGAACAGTTTAAGATTGCACTCTGTTAACTAATAGTTACTCCTGACAAGAAAAGTAACAGACCACGCCTGTAGATTGATTGAATATGCAGTTGAGCAAGGTGCAAAGCTTGTCGTTTTACCGGTGAGTTCACTTCCCATAATATAGTAGATACTGCTTGACAAATTGCCTGTAAGAAGTATTTGAACTAAACACGATGTCTTAGCTAATTTAGTTGCTTCTTTAAccgcattttagtcttttcttgattatttttattttatatcttCTGCGCTAATTAGTTTTATAACTTAGaacttttttatttctattttgcaATATACTCTATCTTTTCTATTTTACTCTTCGttgttttgttatctttatttgaGTTTTATGAATTGTATCTTTGCATAATTATCATGATATCAAAGCCAGGTTTATGGAATTGAATTTTTTAAGTGTAATTATAGCTTTCGCGGATGTCAGAACATCTTTACAGCAAACTGGGTCGGAGCATCTTTGCAACAACTCGGTATGTGATTTTCGTGTTCATTTTAAAATTTTAGGAGTTTGTCAGATTGCagaatttatgaattttttttctgAAATAGCATTTAGAAGTTTGTTATTTGTTTCTGAAATGGCAAGTAATAGAGATAATTTCCTTCGATCCACTAGTATGACGTTAGATGGAAATAAttattctgaaaaaaaaaattaaaagggaAAAAGATTTGGGGTTATTTTCTGGAACTTTAGTTAAACCAACAAATGACAAAGCCGATTATGCAACTTTACTAAAAAATTGTAAATTATTACTTAGATAAACAACTCCGTAAAACACTGCCCAACAAACTAAATATGAAACAGCGAAGAAAATTTGGGACCATCTTGCAATGCGTGTAACTTTGCAAAGCAATATCAATTAGAATCATATATTACAGCTCTTATTCAACTGATTACTTTGCTAAACACGCTGAGGATTTCGACAATGACAAAGCTTCGTTGAGTTTTGCCATGCTATCTGAAGTTGCTCTTCGTCATAAGATCATAATCATCGGTGGATCAATGCCTGAATGGTTTGATGGGCATTTGTATAATACTTGCCGCATCTTTGGACCGGATGGGAAGCTTAAGGCTAAGCATAGAAAAGTAATTACCTCAAGTATACCATAGTTTCTTGTGACTGTAAATGAGGAACGTACTGTCATCGATATAAAACTCGAGCAAGAAAAAGTGAAAATGAGTTTATGTTACTTTGCAGAAACATTTATTTGATATTGATATTCCTGGAGAGATCTCTTTTAAAGAATCAGACACGTTTAAAGCAGGTGATGAACCTACCATTGTGGACACAGGTATATACACCACGGCTTCTTATGACTCAAAAtagtttataaatttttattgttTCCAAACCAATGTCTAAGTATACTGTTAATATGCAGTGTAATTCCACCAATCACTAATTGGTTTTTAGATAGAGTTAATGATTATTGACATGGTATCAAGAGCTAAATTCTTAGCGGGTATTCGATCCACACCGATCCAAAGAGTGAGCTAAACTGCACGAGATCCGCAGAGTACGAAAAGACTTGAGATCTTTTTTAGATGGAACCTGATGATTATTGACATATTGGAATAGGGATATGTCATGATCTTTGCTTTCCTGAACTTGCCATGCTATAAGGTTCTTAATTTTGATGAAATTTTTTATGGGATTCGGTTATCTTATGCACATGTTTCATGTATTGAATCATTACTTGCTATTTGTAGGTGTTGATATAATATGCTATCCTGGAGCATTCAACATGAGCACTGGTGAACTGTTGTGGGAGCTGGAACAGAGAGCAAGGTAACAAAATATATTCgagttttatataaatatacattatGAGACTTTATTGAAATATTGTATGAGAAGTTTTTTAAATATTTCCAAGTTGACCATTACAACGGTTCATCAGGCACTGAtttgattttttccaattttcagGGCAGCTGATAACCAGgtgcataaaaaataaaaataaaaactgcTTTTACTGCCTGGAAATCGTCCAAAGTGATAATTAGCCTAAAAAGAAGTTGAAAACATTATAAAGTTTCTTATTTTGTGGCTACTTGCTCACCTGCTCGAGATTCAAGTTCTTCTTATGTGATATGGGGCCACTCCACACTTGTTGGACCGGTACTATCTCTTTCCCTTTATTTAGAactattattgttttttattttagtcttttatgaACATCGAAAGAGCATAGAAAAGCAACCAGAAAACCATCtaatgaaaaaatatattaaaatggCTTTATTGGTAGTTGGCAGTCGGGTGAGATATAATTGCAACATCAGGGCATCAAGAGACTGTTGTGGTTGGTGAGGTTGATTACTCCAAAATACAACAACAAAGGTGATAATTGCTGGTTTTTACTTTTCAATAAATTTATGTTTATGTCAATGCTATTTGTTTAACTTCAAAGTTTATGGAACTATGCAGAAAGAGCCTCCCACTTAATGAGCAAAAACGAAGAGAGATATACCAGTTTGTCACCGTACATGAACAAGAACCAAAATATTGATTAATCACAACATTTCCACATATATGCGTAGCATACATGCATATAGAAACTAATGCTTTCGATATTTATTGCTACGATAACAAAATGTGGCCTTTTTTTTCTTGCTAGAACGATAATTAAGTTCATTGATTTAAACAAAATGCAGCCATTAATAGCCAAGGATTGAATGTGAAGACGTGTGTTTCTTATCTGAATGACTTTCACATATTACTTTATGTTAATTTGAATTATGTGCTTTTGTCTAAATTTTACGATAGGATTTTTCAAAATTGGGACCAGCATAATGTTGTAATTGTTCAGTCGCAACTATATAAAAAATGTTATAACAAGCTATGTGTCGTTTAAGATGATAAGCGATATTAACAAGCGAGAAAAACTTGCAATAACGAAACGACAGAACATATAGTCGTTTGGATACAACAAAAGCCATATGTCGTTTTTCTCAGAACGAATTTATGAAATGTTAACATCTTTGGACGGCCAAAGTGGCAATGTTGTCCTGGGTAGAGTTCATTTCTTGAAAAATTACAAATGTTCTCATTGCAACAGTGCAACTTCCTAAATTAAAGTTCCAGATAAATACCacgtatattaatatataataatcaaTTTCCGAAACCAGAAAGACTACTTCTCTTCTCGATGTTTCAAAATCCATGATGAATATTACAACATATGGACCCAAAAAGTCTACTCATCCTGACACACATGCTTAGAGACAAATGAAGCTGGTTGAAGCCCGATGGAGCTTACTACCAAGTTCTTCCCTTCTGAATGATGTTGCACTGAGCATATTGTTATACATTTTCATAGAACTATACTTCAGGTAGGGATATATTGATGCTGCTTCATGTAAAGAAGCTTCTGAGCATGGCAATAACTCTTCACAGAATCATGTCTTCAAAGGAGCCTTCTTCTCTCTGTCAGATATTCGAGCGGGAGCATTTGAATGCGACTTGAACCGACCCCTTCCACCCTCATCAGTTTCCTGGAGAACAGAAAGTAATTATTTGTCATCATGGAAAACGCTCGTTTCCCATCTGGTTGCATGAAAAAGGTACAGTAATGGGAATAGAATTTGTGTCTGCAAATGATGGTTCTGAGTACTAAAATAACGTGTATTAAATAACAACCACCCAGCAGTCGTGTACGTTTTATAATGTGAATTCAATGGTCCATGTCCACCCTCTGGCAACCAGACAATCAGAAATCTAATATCATCTGAACTTAGAATGTATAAAATTTGAACCTCTACACTTTGTTTGGACCTCAGAATTTACCAAGGAAAAGTTCTATTGGAGAAAATACTGTCCTAAAATACTATAGTAGATTTTTTTctaatcatttttttcttttaaatatctttatgtaagttttaaattttataaaaattatattaaatttgagtctcattttttttctaaagtcctcattttttgtttgaatccaaacaagagaaaataaaaaaatttagaatgtattttttttccttcctAAAATCCAAGTTCCAAACAGAGGGTAATAGATCTAGAATTTGAAATGGCCAAAAGTTATAAAGTTATTTTCCTTACAgctaaaataaccaaaaagaatttggttataaattataataatatatatggtGACGATACAATAGCCACATAAATATGTTGTGCAGCTTTACTTTCAACTGAACAACTAAACAAAGAAATAATTTTACCTTCTTCTTAACAATCTGAACCACGTCTTCATCATGAAGATTGTGACCAAGACCACAATGTTGGGGGTAGTGCCTGGCACTTATACCCCACACCAGCACGTATTTAACATCCTTCACCAGACTCCTGTGTATGTGGTTACAGAAGTCCTCAACTGTGCAGCCACCTCTGTCCTGTAAAAACAACCAAGAAAAGAAATCACGAGacgctagagagagagagagagagcaaattCTTTGATGATTAAATAGATAGTCTGATAATAATATGAACGTACAGAGGATAGAACAACAGGATCTGTGAAATCAGGTTGCTGCCCTTGTGGCTTTGTATAAACTCGAACAAGCCCCATCTCCTCCCACATCTTTGCTAGTAGTCTATCGAAGTTTAACTGTTCAAGCAGCACAGATGAATAAATTTTAGACTTAGAGAGCTCAATATAAATTGTACAATGAAACCAATATTCTCCATTTATCATTCTTTGGTGATGTCTAAGTATAGAACTTACCCTCAGGTTGCAACTTATAACAACAGAATTAGGTTGTCTTGCCAATGTGTCGACATCATCAATACCAATAACATCTATCTTGTTGTAGACATATACACATTTCATGTATTTACGATTTCCCTCAATGACATCAATAAAATCATCCACTGTTGCATCCTCACGAAATAGCACCTGCAAAAGAATTCATCATAAAACAAATATGATTTCCCTATTGGAAAAATCCAAGATGCAAAGCCAAATAATGTAGATATACATGTATAAAACACTTGAAGCTGAGAGTGTGAGCTGGTTCTACTAACAAAGTCCCTTAGCATCATACCTCAGCGTTGTGAATTTTGTATTCATGTAAAATTTGATAACAAAGCTTCTCATCCACATGAGTTAAAGTGAGAGTGCTGTTGAATGAAATACCCccagtttttttctttttgaagtaTATCTGCCAAGAAACAATGCCAAAACCCAGTTAAGATTCCTGCAGATTATAAAACAAACTCAACAATATATAAACTGTATATAGAATAATCAACACAACACAAATATAAcacaacataatttttttttatctatataaaaaaaataataaatcttCGATATCATAAGCTTGCCTGAGGAGGTCTTTTGTTTAAACGCAAACCCACAGCTTCCAGCTCCCTCGTCAATATTTGCCGATGACCCTCACTCTGATACAGTTTACAAACAATTTACATAAGGGATAACAAGATTGTTTGACTAAAACAAATGATGCATGAACCATTAAAGATACAGCATGATATCATAAGCTTGCACAAATAATTATAAGTAACAAACAGCATGATGTCATTCATAACCCAATCCAGTAGCTAGGATAGATAAGTGTGGGGAATATAGATTCAAAGTACATACTTACTTTTGAGGCATCAAGAACCATCAGAACAATGTCAGACGACTTGGCAACAGCAATAACCTGACAGAAGCGGAGAGTCACAAACTCTTGTAATTTTCATAATAGTTACATTATTAAGAAGAATAAGAGACCAACAGACAAGACCAATTCTAGATTTACTCTCATTAATATTATTAAAAGATATATgaagaaaaattattaaaaccatCCCACCTGCCTTCCACGACCCTTGCCTTCAGAAGCACCTTCAATGATACCAGGCAGATCGAGCAACTGAATTTTTGTGTCATTGTAGTGTATAATGCCAGGAATGCAAGTAAGTGTTGTGAACTCATAAGACGCAGCTTCTGACTGTGTACCCGTTAACATTGTCAGAAGTGTCGACTTTCCCACACTACAAGCAATTGCAATAGGTAAGGATTTGAACATTCTCTATCTCAGATGCAAACAATTGTGCACTCAAATTGGCAAAATTCTATTAAATCTACAAATATACAACATATAAATCAAATACATAATTAAGCAAGATGGATCAATAACTATGAAGGGAAAACCATTTATAAATCATACaaagaaaaattcataaaattCCAAGTTATAATAAAGATAGCAAACCTGGGAAAACCAATTAAAGCAACACGTCCATGGCCAAATTTTGTTACTTCAAAACCATCTCCCCCTCCACTCGAACCCTTAATGTTCATAGattcatataaaataaaaataatcaatcaaCATATACGAGCAAGTAGAGAAATTTTCCTGTGCAATTTAAGAGCAAGCATGGCAAAGCAATGGAGGAGTTGCATTCCATACCTTTGGAGGCTCCAGTAATTGAGTCCTCAGCTTTGCAATCTTTGCCTTGAGCTGACCAAGATGATATTCTGCAATTATCACCATTGTAAATTACATGTAATTCAATCCATAAAGAacagaattaaattgatttttaaaGAAAGATACCTGTCGCTTTGTTTTTTTGAGTCCGAGCCATCTCGGCCTCAATTTCTTTGATCTTTTCAATGATCCCCATTTTTCCTTTATTTGCAGCTCCTGTAATCGAAAATAATATGTCGAGCACATAGATATAACTATATAGGGTCCGAAATCGCCACAATTTATGGAAAAGTAAACAATAAATTGAAAAGTAATATGGGAAGCAAATTAGGTGAAATTGAAATTGCAGTTAAAGTAACTCACCGCGACTGAGCTGCCGATGACTCCTGAAGCTTGAAGCTGAGATAGAGAAATGGCAGACTCTGGTAGTGATagtggaggaggaagaggaggagttTAGGGCTCAGAGCCAGGGGGAGAGAAGAAGAGTGTGAAG
This genomic interval from Humulus lupulus chromosome 8, drHumLupu1.1, whole genome shotgun sequence contains the following:
- the LOC133794524 gene encoding developmentally-regulated G-protein 2, which translates into the protein MGIIEKIKEIEAEMARTQKNKATEYHLGQLKAKIAKLRTQLLEPPKGSSGGGDGFEVTKFGHGRVALIGFPSVGKSTLLTMLTGTQSEAASYEFTTLTCIPGIIHYNDTKIQLLDLPGIIEGASEGKGRGRQVIAVAKSSDIVLMVLDASKSEGHRQILTRELEAVGLRLNKRPPQIYFKKKKTGGISFNSTLTLTHVDEKLCYQILHEYKIHNAEVLFREDATVDDFIDVIEGNRKYMKCVYVYNKIDVIGIDDVDTLARQPNSVVISCNLRLNFDRLLAKMWEEMGLVRVYTKPQGQQPDFTDPVVLSSDRGGCTVEDFCNHIHRSLVKDVKYVLVWGISARHYPQHCGLGHNLHDEDVVQIVKKKETDEGGRGRFKSHSNAPARISDREKKAPLKT